Proteins encoded together in one Triticum dicoccoides isolate Atlit2015 ecotype Zavitan chromosome 7B, WEW_v2.0, whole genome shotgun sequence window:
- the LOC119340305 gene encoding UDP-glycosyltransferase 87A1-like, translating into MASTTAASVRHVVALPYPGRGHINPMLALCRLLVAADGSLTVTVVVTEEWQALLASVTLPDRVRLATIPNVTPSERGRGADHAGFVEAVRDKMGEPVERLLDRLELRPEAVLADTFLTWALAAGARRGIPVCSLWTQPATFFLALYHLDLWPPVDGRDSQEELGIKSLEEYLPVPGLTSIRLSDLKIIRAWERKRPFEIAVEMFADVRKVQCVLFTSFLELEPSAINTIAESLPCPVYPIGPSVPQSALDGDNKIHEEEHREWLDAQPENSVLYVSFGSYIRMPPSQLQEIAMGLRDSGVRFFWVARDKAADVQQMCGDRGLVVPWCEQQKVLCHPSVGGFLSHCGWNSVLEAVYAGVPLLAFPRTWDQLVNARMAADEWKVGIDLRGQKREDGTVGRAAISAAVGKLMDSDSGVGQEMRRRAAGLREDSRCAIQEGGSSHRSLTGFLQDLVDGKLDVTGTSQ; encoded by the exons ATGGCCTCCACGACAGCGGCGTCGGTTCGGCACGTGGTCGCGTTGCCGTACCCGGGCCGCGGCCACATCAACCCCATGCTCGCCCTGTGCCGCCTGCTCGTGGCCGCGGACGGCTCCCTCACCGTCACCGTCGTCGTCACGGAGGAGTGGCAGGCGCTGCTGGCCTCCGTCACGCTGCCGGACCGCGTCCGGCTCGCCACCATCCCCAACGTCACCCCCTCTGAGCGTGGCCGTGGTGCCGACCACGCTGGATTCGTCGAGGCCGTGCGCGACAAGATGGGGGAACCCGTCGAGCGGCTGCTCGATCGTTTGGAGCTGCGGCCGGAGGCTGTCCTGGCCGATACCTTCCTGACGTGGGCGTTGGCCGCCGGCGCGCGGCGCGGGATACCGGTGTGCTCGCTGTGGACTCAGCCGGCCACGTTCTTCTTGGCGCTCTACCACTTGGACCTGTGGCCACCGGTGGATGGACGTGACTCCCAAGAAG AACTAGGCATCAAGTCTTTGGAGGAATACCTCCCGGTCCCGGGCCTCACATCGATAAGGCTGTCTGATCTCAAGATCATCCGCGCCTGGGAGAGAAAGCGACCATTTGAAATAGCAGTGGAGATGTTCGCCGACGTACGCAAAGTACAGTGTGTCCTTTTCacctccttcctcgagcttgagccCAGTGCGATCAACACAATAGCAGAGTCACTTCCATGCCCCGTGTACCCAATCGGCCCTTCGGTCCCGCAATCGGCACTCGACGGGGACAACAAGATCCACGAGGAGGAGCACCGTGAGTGGCTGGACGCGCAACCAGAGAACTCGGTGCTGTACGTCTCGTTCGGCAGCTATATCCGCATGCCGCCCTCGCAGCTCCAAGAGATCGCCATGGGTCTGCGTGACAGCGGGGTCAGGTTCTTCTGGGTGGCCCGGGACAAGGCCGCCGATGTGCAGCAGATGTGCGGCGACAGGGGGTTGGTGGTGCCGTGGTGCGAGCAGCAGAAGGTGCTGTGCCACCCCTCCGTCGGCGGCTTCCTCAGCCACTGCGGATGGAACTCGGTGCTGGAGGCCGTGTACGCCGGGGTGCCATTGCTCGCCTTCCCTCGGACCTGGGATCAACTGGTGAATGCCCGGATGGCCGCCGACGAATGGAAGGTCGGCATCGACCTGAGGGGGCAGAAGAGGGAGGATGGCACCGTGGGCAGGGCCGCGATCTCTGCTGCCGTGGGCAAACTGATGGACTCTGACAGTGGTGTTGGCCAAGAAATGAGGAGAAGAGCTGCCGGACTGCGCGAGGATTCCCGTTGCGCGATCCAGGAAGGCGGCTCGTCGCATCGTTCTTTGACCGGTTTCTTGCAAGATCTCGTGGATGGGAAACTCGATGTAACGGGAACTTCCCAGTGA